Proteins from a single region of Streptomyces glaucescens:
- a CDS encoding cupin domain-containing protein, with protein sequence MGDAGAGAGDRERDGTEEARVLCDVAALSADPAAAGGALWRLAEPGRQLDANLIHIPPDGRITPHVEPELDVLVLVVAGSGTLGTEPPRPLTAGILVWLPRGAPRSLTAGPEGLSYVTVHRRRAALQIKTRPPV encoded by the coding sequence ATGGGTGACGCAGGCGCCGGGGCGGGCGACCGCGAACGGGACGGCACCGAGGAGGCGCGCGTGCTGTGCGACGTGGCCGCGCTCTCGGCGGACCCCGCCGCCGCGGGCGGCGCGCTGTGGCGGCTGGCCGAGCCGGGGCGGCAACTCGACGCCAACCTCATCCACATCCCGCCCGACGGCCGTATCACGCCCCACGTGGAGCCGGAGCTCGACGTCCTCGTCCTCGTGGTCGCGGGCAGCGGCACACTCGGCACCGAGCCGCCGCGGCCGCTCACCGCGGGCATCCTGGTGTGGCTTCCGAGGGGCGCTCCCCGGAGCCTGACCGCCGGCCCGGAGGGGCTGTCGTACGTGACCGTCCACCGCCGCCGGGCCGCCCTGCAGATCAAGACCCGGCCGCCCGTCTGA
- a CDS encoding universal stress protein, with product MSARFEPRPPAGPRVVVGVSGSLGSRTALARAAAEARRRRAELWPVLVWEPPGGELSARRTTAAAVLAEDWERLARERLRTALSDVFGSPDPGLPGRTLLARGAPGPALVRIADRDDDVLVVGAGGRGRLRRALWPSVSRYCLARARCPVLAVPPSPLQPALAAARRRNAWGLPLDTGLLQRELDTVRAAAPAAVTPGRTGRRDGPPP from the coding sequence GTGAGCGCCCGGTTCGAGCCCCGTCCGCCAGCGGGACCCCGGGTGGTGGTGGGAGTGAGCGGCTCGCTGGGAAGCCGCACGGCCCTGGCCCGGGCGGCCGCGGAGGCCCGGCGGCGCCGGGCGGAGCTGTGGCCGGTGCTGGTCTGGGAACCCCCCGGCGGGGAACTGTCCGCCCGCCGGACGACGGCCGCCGCCGTCCTGGCGGAGGACTGGGAGCGGCTGGCCCGGGAGCGGCTGCGCACGGCCCTGTCCGACGTGTTCGGCAGCCCGGACCCCGGACTGCCCGGGCGGACGCTGCTCGCCCGCGGGGCGCCGGGCCCGGCGCTGGTGCGGATCGCGGACCGGGACGACGACGTCCTCGTGGTCGGCGCCGGAGGGCGGGGCCGGCTGCGGCGCGCGCTGTGGCCGTCCGTCAGCCGCTACTGCCTCGCCCGGGCCCGCTGCCCCGTCCTCGCCGTGCCGCCCTCCCCGCTCCAGCCGGCGCTGGCGGCGGCGCGCCGCCGGAACGCCTGGGGCCTGCCGCTGGACACCGGGCTTCTCCAGCGTGAGCTCGACACCGTGCGCGCCGCCGCGCCGGCCGCGGTCACGCCCGGGAGGACCGGCCGGCGTGACGGGCCGCCGCCGTGA
- a CDS encoding APC family permease, with product MSTVREQKPAAAQGGPALKKALTTPLLYFFILGDVLGAGVYVLVGQVAADAGGAVWVPLAVALLLALLTAASYAELATKYRRAGGAAHYATRAFGPFAGFLAGFCMLAAGIVSVAALARGFGGDYLSAFVTLPVGLVAVAFLALLALLNARGIRESMRANVVATVVEVGGLLIVVALGAWLLIRGDGDPGRLTQLGTADKGAAAAVLSGSVLAYYSFVGFETSVNVAEETRDPRRSYPRALFGALATAGAVYVLVGIAASAAVPTDRLAASSGPLLEVVEEAGGVPLLLFSAIALVAVANGALLTGIMSSRLAYGMARDGLLPASLAKVLPGRRTPWAAIAATTVPAMILALTGSVAVLASTLVLLLLVVFFMVNIAVLVLRRDHGTAPHFRAPTVLPVLGAASCVLLATQIEGRVWLRGLAVLATGALLGAVAAARRDRRRDEPAGNATGDGIAPAEH from the coding sequence ATGTCGACCGTGAGAGAGCAGAAGCCGGCGGCCGCCCAGGGCGGCCCGGCGCTCAAGAAGGCCCTGACCACCCCCCTGCTGTACTTCTTCATCCTCGGGGACGTCCTGGGCGCCGGGGTGTACGTCCTGGTCGGCCAGGTCGCCGCCGACGCCGGCGGAGCCGTGTGGGTGCCGCTGGCCGTCGCCCTGCTGCTGGCCCTGCTGACCGCGGCCTCCTACGCCGAGCTGGCCACGAAGTACCGGCGGGCCGGCGGAGCCGCCCACTACGCCACGCGGGCGTTCGGCCCGTTCGCCGGTTTCCTCGCGGGCTTCTGCATGCTCGCCGCGGGCATCGTCTCGGTCGCCGCCCTGGCCCGCGGCTTCGGCGGCGACTACCTGTCGGCGTTCGTGACCCTGCCCGTCGGCCTGGTCGCCGTCGCGTTCCTCGCCCTGCTGGCACTCCTCAACGCACGGGGCATCCGGGAGTCGATGCGCGCGAACGTCGTCGCCACCGTCGTCGAGGTCGGCGGACTGCTGATCGTCGTCGCCCTCGGCGCCTGGCTGCTCATACGGGGCGACGGCGACCCGGGGCGGCTCACCCAGCTCGGCACCGCGGACAAGGGGGCGGCCGCCGCCGTCCTCAGCGGCTCCGTGCTCGCGTACTACTCGTTCGTCGGATTCGAGACGTCCGTGAACGTCGCCGAGGAGACCCGGGACCCGCGCCGTTCCTACCCCCGCGCGCTCTTCGGCGCCCTGGCCACCGCCGGGGCCGTCTACGTGCTGGTGGGGATCGCCGCCTCGGCGGCCGTGCCGACGGACCGGCTCGCCGCCTCCAGCGGCCCGCTCCTCGAGGTCGTCGAGGAGGCGGGCGGAGTGCCCCTGCTCCTGTTCAGCGCCATCGCGCTCGTCGCCGTCGCCAACGGCGCGCTGCTCACCGGGATCATGTCCTCCCGGCTCGCCTACGGCATGGCCCGCGACGGCCTGCTCCCCGCGTCCCTGGCCAAGGTGCTGCCCGGGCGCCGTACGCCCTGGGCCGCCATCGCCGCGACCACCGTGCCGGCCATGATCCTCGCGCTGACCGGCAGCGTCGCCGTCCTGGCGTCCACGCTGGTCCTGCTGCTCCTCGTGGTGTTCTTCATGGTCAACATCGCGGTGCTGGTGCTGCGCCGCGACCACGGCACGGCACCGCACTTCCGGGCGCCGACCGTGCTGCCGGTGCTGGGCGCCGCCTCCTGCGTGCTGCTCGCCACCCAGATCGAGGGCCGGGTGTGGCTGCGCGGTCTGGCCGTCCTCGCGACCGGCGCGCTGCTCGGCGCGGTGGCGGCGGCACGGCGGGACAGGCGCCGCGACGAGCCCGCCGGGAACGCGACCGGCGACGGGATCGCCCCCGCGGAACACTGA
- a CDS encoding TioE family transcriptional regulator → MARNLQNGERLRPVDLARAHGLSTQAVRNYEEAGILPAAARTPHGYRAYTPLHAAALRAFLALLPGHGHRTATAIMRAVHQDAVDEAFRLIDESHAQLLDDRRTLQAVERALGDLESTAAAGREAASEPVALSGAGPDGTFIGPLARGLGVRPATLRKWERAGLVRPRRDPRTGYRVYDEADVRDARLAHQLRRGGHLLEQIAPLIAQVRAAGGLEPLEAALRDWHGRLSARGRAMLSGAAELEAYLRERG, encoded by the coding sequence ATGGCGCGAAACCTTCAAAACGGGGAGCGGCTGAGGCCGGTCGACCTGGCACGTGCGCACGGTCTGTCCACGCAGGCGGTCAGGAACTACGAGGAGGCGGGCATCCTTCCGGCCGCCGCGCGCACACCGCACGGCTACCGCGCCTACACGCCCCTGCACGCGGCGGCGCTGCGCGCGTTCCTCGCCCTGCTGCCCGGCCACGGCCACCGGACCGCCACGGCGATCATGCGCGCCGTGCACCAGGACGCGGTGGACGAGGCGTTCCGCCTCATCGACGAGAGTCACGCCCAGCTCCTCGACGACCGGCGGACCCTCCAGGCCGTGGAGAGGGCCCTCGGCGATCTGGAGTCCACCGCGGCGGCCGGGCGGGAGGCGGCGTCCGAGCCGGTCGCCCTGTCCGGGGCCGGACCCGACGGCACGTTCATCGGCCCGCTGGCACGCGGGCTGGGCGTCCGGCCCGCGACCCTGCGCAAGTGGGAGCGCGCCGGGCTCGTGCGCCCGCGCCGCGACCCCCGCACCGGATACCGCGTCTACGACGAGGCCGACGTACGCGATGCCCGGCTGGCCCACCAGCTCAGGCGGGGCGGCCACCTGCTGGAGCAGATCGCCCCGCTGATCGCCCAGGTACGCGCGGCCGGCGGCCTCGAGCCGCTGGAGGCCGCACTGCGCGACTGGCACGGCCGGCTGTCCGCCCGCGGCCGGGCGATGCTCTCCGGGGCCGCGGAACTGGAGGCGTACCTCCGCGAGCGCGGATGA
- a CDS encoding erythromycin esterase family protein — MTTDIKDTARAVDAASLMGLLSTRPRLLALGEPTHGEDTLLELRNELFRQLVEREGYRTIAIESDCLMGLVLDDYVTTGTGTLDEAVQHGISHGWDAYPANRELVRWMRAYNDGRPPAERVRFAGFDGPLEITAAASPRQALLALHGYLSARVDADLLPCTAETLGRLLGPDARWTDPAAMRDPARSVGRSAEARELRLLADDLVALLDQERPHLVSVSAPDDWDRARLYGRTATGLLRYHHWMADASPARITRLVSVRDEMMARNLLALAARGPVLVHAHNSHLQRARSTIRMDGKPVQWWGAGALVSAELGDEYAFVATALGTIRHRGVDTPPPDTLEGLLYALPEDRCVIDAPRLAARFGDARPAPRVSPWFGYAPLDPARLADVDGMVFVRDLPPGGAV, encoded by the coding sequence ATGACGACTGACATCAAGGACACCGCCCGGGCCGTCGACGCCGCCTCCCTCATGGGGCTGCTGTCCACCCGGCCTCGGCTGCTCGCCCTGGGCGAGCCGACGCACGGTGAGGACACCCTGCTCGAGCTGCGCAACGAGCTGTTCCGGCAGCTGGTCGAGCGGGAGGGCTACCGGACGATCGCGATCGAGAGCGACTGCCTGATGGGCCTGGTCCTGGACGACTACGTCACCACGGGCACGGGCACCCTCGACGAGGCGGTGCAGCACGGGATCAGCCACGGGTGGGACGCCTACCCGGCCAACCGCGAACTGGTGCGCTGGATGCGCGCGTACAACGACGGCCGCCCCCCGGCCGAACGGGTCCGCTTCGCCGGTTTCGACGGCCCGCTGGAGATCACCGCCGCCGCGAGCCCGCGGCAGGCCCTCCTCGCGCTGCACGGCTACCTGTCGGCCCGGGTGGACGCGGACCTGCTGCCCTGCACCGCGGAAACGCTCGGCCGGCTGCTCGGGCCGGACGCCCGGTGGACCGATCCCGCCGCGATGAGGGACCCGGCCCGGTCGGTGGGGCGGTCCGCCGAGGCACGGGAGCTGCGGCTGCTCGCGGACGATCTGGTCGCGCTGCTCGACCAGGAGCGGCCGCACCTGGTGTCGGTCTCCGCACCGGACGACTGGGACCGCGCGCGCCTGTACGGCCGTACCGCGACCGGTCTGCTCCGCTACCACCACTGGATGGCCGACGCCTCACCGGCCCGCATCACCCGGCTGGTCAGCGTGCGCGACGAGATGATGGCCCGCAACCTCCTCGCCCTCGCGGCCCGCGGCCCGGTGCTCGTCCACGCCCACAACTCCCACCTGCAGCGGGCGAGGAGCACGATACGGATGGACGGGAAGCCCGTGCAGTGGTGGGGCGCCGGTGCGCTGGTGAGCGCCGAACTCGGCGACGAGTACGCCTTCGTGGCCACCGCGCTCGGCACGATCCGGCACCGGGGCGTGGACACGCCGCCGCCGGACACCCTCGAAGGCCTCCTGTACGCCCTCCCGGAGGACCGCTGCGTCATCGACGCCCCTCGGCTGGCCGCCCGCTTCGGGGACGCCCGGCCCGCGCCCCGCGTCTCCCCCTGGTTCGGCTACGCCCCGCTCGACCCGGCCCGGCTTGCGGACGTCGACGGCATGGTGTTCGTCAGGGACCTGCCGCCGGGCGGGGCCGTGTGA
- a CDS encoding cellulose binding domain-containing protein: MPPLHRPGRPAGAGLRLLARTAAVLSAALALLSPSGAAGPAAAASPAAAAADTVVRVNTQAALGRLTDVARGVNAAIWDSHMNDPEVATLMKAADVGAMRYPGGSYADIYHWETHTAPGGYVAPGTGFDAFMGTVRATGAQPILIANYGSGTPEEAAGWVRYANVTKDYDAEYWEIGNEIYGNGHYGSGWEHDEHEDKSPREYARQVRAYAAAMKAVDPTIKIGAVLTTPGHWPDGVVAGGDPGDWNHTVLSQVTDVIDFVSVHWYAGGSDTSAQDAMTRLTRLPGELREVRNQIDRYAGADSARIGIALTEINTNTGGARLTARPNGLFAADAFMTALENGVFTVDWWNTHNGAGRITTVDGETDYGDMGMLSSGACTGDVCEPAPNTPFHPYYGMKMTGELGTAGDTMVATASSAQDVSAHAVHHRRDGRLSVLLINKNPDAARTVDLDYAGFVPSAAAPEVSRYARGDSDITEVTAGPEAASQVVVPPYGMLTVTLTPRPGTGPGASAAAAPGTPRAEAVTDTTARLSWDGAPGAVRYLVQERDGAHTRLVGETTGTSVTLRNLPPGSTHTVNVLAADASGRLSAPSDPLTFTTGTPTDAACAVSYHRDTSWGNGFVATVTVRNLSDAPITGWTVDWDWPTDRQSVSSGWSATFHQTGRHVRVTAPEGAGPLAPGGASTASFGFVGANDGPNPDPASFRLNGAVCSAG; the protein is encoded by the coding sequence ATGCCACCCCTGCACAGACCCGGCCGGCCGGCCGGCGCCGGTCTCCGCCTCCTCGCGCGCACCGCCGCCGTGCTGTCCGCCGCGCTCGCCCTGCTGTCCCCGTCGGGCGCCGCCGGCCCCGCCGCGGCCGCGTCACCCGCGGCGGCCGCCGCGGACACCGTCGTCCGGGTCAACACCCAGGCGGCGCTGGGCCGCCTGACCGACGTCGCCCGTGGCGTCAACGCCGCGATCTGGGACTCGCACATGAACGATCCCGAGGTCGCCACGCTGATGAAGGCGGCCGACGTCGGGGCGATGCGCTACCCCGGCGGCTCCTACGCGGACATCTACCACTGGGAGACGCACACGGCACCCGGCGGCTACGTCGCCCCGGGCACCGGCTTCGACGCCTTCATGGGCACCGTCCGCGCCACCGGCGCGCAGCCGATCCTGATCGCCAACTACGGTTCCGGCACGCCCGAGGAGGCGGCCGGCTGGGTCCGCTACGCCAACGTCACCAAGGACTACGACGCCGAGTACTGGGAGATAGGCAACGAGATCTACGGCAACGGCCACTACGGCAGCGGCTGGGAGCACGACGAGCACGAGGACAAGAGCCCGCGCGAGTACGCCCGTCAGGTCCGTGCCTACGCCGCGGCCATGAAGGCTGTCGATCCGACGATCAAGATCGGCGCGGTGCTCACCACCCCGGGCCACTGGCCGGACGGCGTCGTCGCCGGGGGCGACCCCGGTGACTGGAACCACACCGTGCTCTCCCAGGTCACCGACGTCATCGACTTCGTGAGCGTGCACTGGTACGCGGGCGGGTCCGACACCTCCGCCCAGGACGCCATGACCCGGCTGACCCGGCTGCCCGGCGAACTGCGGGAGGTGCGCAACCAGATCGACCGGTACGCGGGGGCCGACTCGGCGCGCATCGGCATCGCCCTCACCGAGATCAACACCAACACGGGCGGCGCCCGGCTCACCGCCCGCCCCAACGGCCTGTTCGCCGCCGACGCCTTCATGACGGCGCTGGAGAACGGGGTGTTCACCGTCGACTGGTGGAACACCCACAACGGCGCCGGCCGGATCACCACCGTCGACGGCGAGACCGACTACGGCGACATGGGGATGCTCTCCAGCGGCGCCTGCACCGGTGACGTCTGCGAACCGGCGCCCAACACGCCGTTCCACCCCTACTACGGCATGAAGATGACCGGCGAACTGGGCACCGCCGGCGACACCATGGTCGCCACCGCGTCCTCCGCCCAGGACGTGTCGGCGCACGCCGTGCACCACCGTCGCGACGGCCGGCTGAGCGTCCTGCTCATCAACAAGAACCCGGACGCGGCACGCACCGTGGACCTCGACTACGCGGGCTTCGTCCCCTCCGCCGCCGCGCCCGAGGTGAGCCGCTACGCCCGCGGCGACAGCGACATCACCGAGGTGACCGCCGGACCGGAGGCCGCCTCCCAGGTCGTCGTGCCGCCCTACGGGATGCTCACCGTCACCCTCACCCCGCGGCCCGGCACCGGACCCGGGGCCTCGGCCGCCGCGGCCCCGGGCACCCCGAGGGCCGAGGCGGTGACCGACACCACCGCACGCCTGTCGTGGGACGGCGCACCGGGTGCCGTCCGCTACCTGGTCCAGGAGCGCGACGGCGCCCACACCCGCCTGGTCGGCGAGACCACCGGCACGTCCGTGACCCTGCGGAACCTGCCCCCGGGCAGCACCCACACGGTCAACGTGCTGGCGGCGGACGCCTCGGGACGGCTCTCCGCCCCGTCCGACCCGCTGACCTTCACCACCGGCACCCCGACGGACGCCGCCTGCGCGGTGTCGTATCACCGGGACACGAGCTGGGGGAACGGCTTCGTGGCCACGGTCACCGTGCGCAACCTCTCGGACGCCCCGATCACCGGCTGGACCGTGGACTGGGACTGGCCGACCGACCGCCAGTCGGTGTCCTCGGGCTGGAGCGCCACCTTCCACCAGACCGGCCGGCACGTACGGGTGACCGCGCCCGAGGGCGCCGGCCCGCTGGCCCCGGGCGGCGCGTCGACGGCCTCCTTCGGGTTCGTCGGCGCCAATGACGGGCCCAACCCCGATCCGGCGTCCTTCCGCCTCAACGGCGCCGTCTGCTCTGCCGGCTGA
- a CDS encoding PQQ-dependent sugar dehydrogenase, with amino-acid sequence MLRRHWTRPLALVFLLGLLAPLPPSAAAAAPATVPETTASPPAAPDTATTVPLPSLSATTTQVAHGLRRPTALAAPDDGTGRLFITEKPGTVRVYHPDTGLAGTPLIDITSAVDESGNERGLLGIALPPDFAESQDVYLAYTALPDGAVTLARYRLDESRLEVLLAQEHAEYSNHNGGQLAFGPDGHLYWSIGDGGGSADPLRAGQRLDTLLGKILRIDVGRTCGALAYCVPADNPFAGTAGARPEIWLYGLRNPWRFSFDRADGSMWIGDVGQGRWEEVDHLAPGRGGANLGWSCYEGLERFEGGTCPPGEEYTKPVFTYSPYTGGCSVIGGHVYRGSRYAGLVGGTYIATDYCSSTVWALRPDGRGGYEQAEIGQMPTQVTSIGTTAEGEFYVVNDLPGGLHKVSFERQEPTCRVDRAVRSWGTGTTVELTVTNTGTTAVNGWTLEFPLALGQTVVSDWNTDLTQLSNTVTAVNAPYNATIAPGASITLGYVAGHTGDASAPPRFMLNGDACAIGR; translated from the coding sequence ATGTTACGACGTCACTGGACCCGCCCCCTCGCCCTCGTCTTCCTGCTGGGGCTGCTCGCCCCGCTGCCGCCCTCCGCCGCGGCGGCTGCTCCGGCCACCGTTCCGGAGACCACCGCGTCGCCGCCCGCGGCGCCGGACACGGCGACGACGGTGCCCCTGCCGTCGCTCAGCGCGACCACCACGCAGGTCGCCCACGGGCTGCGGCGCCCCACCGCGCTCGCCGCCCCCGACGACGGCACCGGCCGCCTGTTCATCACGGAGAAGCCCGGCACCGTCCGCGTGTACCACCCGGACACCGGTCTCGCCGGAACCCCTCTGATCGACATCACCTCGGCCGTCGACGAGTCGGGCAACGAGCGCGGCCTGCTCGGCATCGCCCTGCCGCCCGACTTCGCCGAGAGCCAGGACGTCTACCTTGCGTACACCGCCCTGCCCGACGGCGCGGTCACCCTGGCCCGCTACCGGCTCGACGAGTCCCGGCTGGAGGTCCTGCTCGCACAGGAGCACGCCGAGTACAGCAACCACAACGGGGGTCAGCTCGCCTTCGGCCCCGACGGCCACCTGTACTGGAGCATCGGCGACGGCGGCGGCTCCGCCGACCCGCTGCGCGCCGGTCAGCGACTGGACACCCTGCTCGGCAAGATCCTCCGCATCGACGTCGGCCGCACCTGCGGCGCGCTCGCGTACTGCGTCCCCGCCGACAACCCCTTCGCCGGCACCGCGGGCGCCCGCCCCGAGATCTGGCTGTACGGGCTGCGCAACCCGTGGCGGTTCTCCTTCGACCGCGCCGACGGCTCGATGTGGATCGGAGACGTCGGCCAGGGCCGCTGGGAGGAGGTCGACCATCTCGCGCCGGGGCGGGGCGGGGCGAACCTGGGCTGGTCCTGCTACGAGGGCCTGGAGCGGTTCGAGGGCGGCACCTGCCCGCCGGGTGAGGAGTACACGAAGCCCGTCTTCACCTACTCCCCCTACACCGGCGGCTGCTCCGTCATCGGGGGGCACGTCTACCGGGGCTCTCGGTACGCCGGCCTGGTGGGCGGCACGTACATCGCGACCGACTACTGCTCGTCCACGGTGTGGGCGCTCCGGCCCGACGGCAGGGGCGGCTACGAGCAGGCCGAGATCGGACAGATGCCCACCCAGGTCACATCGATCGGGACGACGGCCGAAGGCGAGTTCTACGTGGTGAACGACCTGCCCGGCGGACTGCACAAGGTCTCGTTCGAACGGCAGGAGCCCACCTGCCGCGTCGATCGCGCCGTACGCTCCTGGGGCACCGGGACGACGGTCGAGCTCACGGTCACCAACACCGGAACCACCGCCGTGAACGGCTGGACCCTCGAATTCCCGCTCGCCCTCGGCCAGACCGTCGTCTCCGACTGGAACACGGACCTCACCCAGCTGAGCAACACCGTCACGGCGGTCAACGCGCCGTACAACGCCACGATCGCGCCCGGCGCGAGCATCACCCTCGGGTATGTCGCCGGCCACACCGGTGACGCCTCGGCGCCGCCCCGGTTCATGCTGAACGGCGACGCCTGCGCCATCGGCCGCTGA
- a CDS encoding NAD-dependent protein deacetylase: MRMRPTLSWTPTEDLPPGTTDPGPVADALGGGGVLVLSGAGISTESGIPDYRGEGGSLSRHTPMTYQEFTADARARQRYWARSHLGWRTFGRARPNAGHRAVAAFGRHGLLSGVVTQNVDGLHQAAGSEGVVELHGSLARVVCLSCGAVSPRRELAGRLEEANPGFAPVAAGINPDGDADLTDEQVGDFRVVPCAVCGGVLKPDVVFFGEAVPPRRVEHCRELVRRARSLLVLGSSLTVMSGLRFVRQAAQAGTPVLIVNRDPTRGDRHALTRVELSLGPALTAVAGRLGIAVDDRPAAG; the protein is encoded by the coding sequence ATGCGCATGCGCCCCACTCTGAGCTGGACGCCCACCGAGGACCTGCCGCCGGGCACCACGGATCCGGGGCCCGTCGCCGACGCGCTGGGCGGCGGCGGTGTGCTGGTGCTCAGCGGGGCGGGCATCTCCACGGAATCGGGTATCCCCGACTACCGGGGCGAGGGCGGGAGCCTGAGCCGGCACACGCCGATGACCTACCAGGAGTTCACCGCCGACGCCCGGGCCCGGCAGCGCTATTGGGCGCGCAGCCACCTCGGCTGGCGCACCTTCGGGCGCGCCCGCCCCAACGCCGGGCACCGCGCCGTGGCCGCGTTCGGGCGGCACGGCCTGCTGTCGGGGGTCGTCACCCAGAACGTCGACGGCCTGCACCAGGCCGCCGGCAGCGAGGGTGTCGTGGAGCTGCACGGAAGCCTGGCCCGGGTCGTCTGCCTGTCCTGCGGCGCCGTGAGCCCCCGCCGCGAGCTGGCCGGGCGGCTGGAGGAGGCCAATCCCGGCTTCGCGCCGGTGGCCGCGGGGATCAATCCGGACGGTGACGCCGACCTCACGGACGAGCAGGTCGGGGACTTCCGTGTGGTGCCCTGCGCGGTCTGCGGCGGCGTCCTCAAGCCGGACGTGGTGTTCTTCGGCGAGGCCGTGCCGCCGCGGCGGGTCGAGCACTGCCGCGAGCTGGTCCGGAGGGCGCGCTCGCTGCTGGTCCTCGGTTCCTCGCTCACGGTGATGTCCGGGCTCCGGTTCGTCCGCCAGGCGGCTCAGGCCGGGACGCCGGTGCTGATCGTCAACCGGGACCCGACACGCGGCGACCGGCACGCGCTCACCCGGGTGGAACTCTCCCTGGGACCGGCTCTCACGGCGGTGGCCGGCCGGCTGGGCATCGCCGTCGACGACCGGCCAGCGGCCGGGTGA